The Rhodothermales bacterium sequence CACTTCGTCCCCAACATCACCATCGGCCCGCTCATTGTCGAGGCGCTGAAGCCGTTGGCTCGGGAGACCGGCGCCGTGCTGGACGTCCACCTGATGATCGAACAGCCGGAGCGCTACATCGACGCGTACGCGAAGGCCGGCGCGCAGCGGATCACCGTCCATGTCGAGACCTGCCCGCACCTGCACCGGACCGTCCAGCAGATCCGCGAGGCCGGCGCCCTGCCCGGCGTCACGCTCAATCCGGCGACGTCACTCTCGACGCTCGATGAGATCCTGCCACTGGTCGACCTCGTGCTGGTGATGACCGTCAACCCCGGTTTCGGTGGCCAGGCGTACATTCCAGGCAGTACCCGGAAAATCCGCCAGCTTCGCCAGGAGATGAAGGCGCGGGGGCTGGACATCCACCTGCAGGTGGACGGCGGGGTCAAAGCCTCCAACGTCCGCGACGTGGTGGACGCCGGCGCCGACGTCATCGTCGCCGGCAGCGCCATCTTCGGCGGCCCGAAGTCGGTGGCAGACAACGTAAAAGCGTTTTTTAACGCTCTCGCCATTTAGCGCGCACCTCGAAACTAGCGGTAGGATCTGTAATCTTGAATCTAAAACCTTTAGTTGCATTGGTAACCGGCGCCAACGCCGGCATCGGGTACCATACGGCGCTCGGACTGGCCCGACAGGGGTACGAGGTCGTGATGCTCTGCCGCAGCGCGGCCCGCGGCGAGGAGGCGCGGCAGCGGATCGTACGCGAGTCGGGCAACGACGCCATCCACCTGCTCCAGGCGGACCTCGCCTCGCTGGCCGACATCCGGCGGGTGGCGGGGGCGTTTCTGGATCGGTTCGATCGGTTGGATGTGCTGGTAAACAACGCCGGCCTGGTCCGCGCGAAGCGGGAGGAGACCGTCGATGGGTTCGAGATGACCTTCGCCGTAAATCATCTCGCCTATTTCCTGCTCACCCACCTGTTGTTGGACCGGTTGAAGGCGAGCCCGCCGGCGCGGATCATAAACGTATCGTCCAATGCCCACAAGCGGAGCCGGCTCAATTTCGACGATCTGCAGGCCGTCCGCCGGTTTGCTCCGTACCGGGTTTACGCCCGGTCCAAGCTCGCCAACATCCTCTTCACCCGCGCGCTGACGCGCCGGCTGGACGGAACGGGCGTGACGGCCAACAGCCTGCACCCCGGCGTGGTGCGGACGAACATCGCCGGCAGCGGCTGGCACCCGCTGGCGATCGGGTTTCGGTTACTCGGGCTGTTTTACCTGAGCCCCGAGCAGGGAGCGGAGACGTCTATATACCTGGCCAGTTCGCCCGACGTGGCCGGCGTAACGGGTC is a genomic window containing:
- the rpe gene encoding ribulose-phosphate 3-epimerase, which encodes MPILAPSILSADFARLEAHAREAVVAGAQWLHIDVMDGHFVPNITIGPLIVEALKPLARETGAVLDVHLMIEQPERYIDAYAKAGAQRITVHVETCPHLHRTVQQIREAGALPGVTLNPATSLSTLDEILPLVDLVLVMTVNPGFGGQAYIPGSTRKIRQLRQEMKARGLDIHLQVDGGVKASNVRDVVDAGADVIVAGSAIFGGPKSVADNVKAFFNALAI
- a CDS encoding SDR family oxidoreductase produces the protein MVTGANAGIGYHTALGLARQGYEVVMLCRSAARGEEARQRIVRESGNDAIHLLQADLASLADIRRVAGAFLDRFDRLDVLVNNAGLVRAKREETVDGFEMTFAVNHLAYFLLTHLLLDRLKASPPARIINVSSNAHKRSRLNFDDLQAVRRFAPYRVYARSKLANILFTRALTRRLDGTGVTANSLHPGVVRTNIAGSGWHPLAIGFRLLGLFYLSPEQGAETSIYLASSPDVAGVTGQYFDGKKSVRAASAAYHDDDAERLWRLSAEMVGIDA